GACGCGATGCAGGCCATGCTGCGCGCGGGTCCGGTGCGCCTGCGTCCCATCTTGATGACGTCCACCGCGACGATGATGTCCGCGGTGCCGGCGGCGCTGGCGCTGGGCGCGGGCAGCGAGACGCGCGCCCCCATGTCCATCGCGGTGCTGGGCGGCCTGTCCGTGTCCACCGTCTTGAGCCTGCTCGTGGTGCCCGCGTTCTACGTCGTCGCGGACCGACTCAAGACGCGCCTGGGCAACCGGTTCAGCAAGGGGAAGGGCGACGACGACTCGCACGCCGCCCACGAGGAGCCCCGGCCGGTGCCGCACGGGTAGGGGGCCGGTCAAGTCTCAGCGGCGGCCTGACCGCACGCGCCCCCGGCGTCGGTGGACGATGCAGGCGCCCTGGCACATGCGCAGCGTCTTCGGAACACGGCCCCGCCTTGGGGCCCTGAACCTTCGGAGACGCTGCCATGGCCACGCCTGTTCCTCCCGACACCCACGCCGTGCCCGTCAAGGCGCGGGACGAGTCGCTCGAGCTCCAGCCCTTCCTGGATGAAATCCAGGGGGACGCCGTCATGCACAGCCAGGGCCTGGAGGCCCGGGAGGCCGCCAGCGCGGTGTTCTGCTCGCTCGCCCGGCGGCTGTCGGATGGCGAGGACGTGAAGCTCTACCGAGCGCTGCCCGGCGGCATCGGCACCATCCTGGGGGCCTGCGCGGTGCACCGGGGACCTTCACGCGCCAAGCGCATTGGCCGCGATGAGTTCATCACCGACGTGGCGGACCACCTGAACATCAAACCCGACCAGGCCTTCCGCGTCGTCACCGCGGTGTTCACCGCCGTGCGCGACCGCATCCCCGAGGACGAGGTCGCCGCCGTGGCGTCGCAGCTGCCCGCGGACCTGGGCGACCTGTTCCGCAGGCCTGTCTGACAGGCTTCAGGCGCGGAGGCGCGGGGCGAGCAGCTTCCAGTACGACACGGGGAAGACGCGGGCGAGCATCGCCAGCGCCACGGCGTCCTTGCCGACGAGGATGCGCTGCTCGCGCGCTTCGACCCCTCGGACGATGATGTCGCCCGCGGCCTCCGCCGGGAGCCGCAGCATCTTCTGGAAGGACTTGCGGCGGCGGGAGACCTCCTCGTCCGTCGCGCCGGTGGGGACCCGGGCGCTCGCGGCGATGGACGTCGCGACGCCGCCCGGGTGCACCACGGTGACGCCCACGGTGGTGCCCTCCAACTCGTGGCGCAGGCCCTCGGAGAAGCCTCGGACGGCGAACTTGCTCGCCGCGTAGGCCACCTGTCCCGGCGGGGCCACCAGCCCGAAGACGCTGGAGAGGTTCACCAGCCGCGCGTCGTCGCTCTGGCGCAGCAAGGGCAGGAAGGCGCGGCTCAGGCGCACCACACCCCAGAAGTTGATGCCGAACAGCCACTCGAAGTCGTCGCTGCTCACCTGTTCGAAGGAGCCTCCAAGCGCGACGCCCGCGTTGTTGAAGAGCAGGTCGACCCCGGGATGCTCCGCCGTCACCTTCTCCGGGAAGGACTCCACGGCCTCCTTGTCGGACACGTCGAGCCGGTGACGGCTGATGCGCAGCTCCGGCGCTCGCGCGAGGTCCGCTGTTTCGGCGAGCCCCGCTTCGTTCACGTCCGCGAGCGCGAGGTGACAGCCCTTGCGCGCCAGGCAGACCGCGATGGCCCGGCCGATGCCGCTCGCCGCGCCCGTGACGACCGCCGTCCTGCCTTGAAGCCGCATGCGCTCAGCCACGGGCCACCTCCGCGTTGGAACGGGTGCTCACCTCCGGAAGCAGCGCCTGTCCC
The sequence above is a segment of the Corallococcus exiguus genome. Coding sequences within it:
- a CDS encoding SDR family NAD(P)-dependent oxidoreductase — translated: MAERMRLQGRTAVVTGAASGIGRAIAVCLARKGCHLALADVNEAGLAETADLARAPELRISRHRLDVSDKEAVESFPEKVTAEHPGVDLLFNNAGVALGGSFEQVSSDDFEWLFGINFWGVVRLSRAFLPLLRQSDDARLVNLSSVFGLVAPPGQVAYAASKFAVRGFSEGLRHELEGTTVGVTVVHPGGVATSIAASARVPTGATDEEVSRRRKSFQKMLRLPAEAAGDIIVRGVEAREQRILVGKDAVALAMLARVFPVSYWKLLAPRLRA
- a CDS encoding DUF2267 domain-containing protein, with amino-acid sequence MATPVPPDTHAVPVKARDESLELQPFLDEIQGDAVMHSQGLEAREAASAVFCSLARRLSDGEDVKLYRALPGGIGTILGACAVHRGPSRAKRIGRDEFITDVADHLNIKPDQAFRVVTAVFTAVRDRIPEDEVAAVASQLPADLGDLFRRPV